A genomic window from Candidatus Denitrolinea symbiosum includes:
- a CDS encoding 3-oxoadipate--succinyl-CoA transferase subunit B: MTEYSSAELMIVNAARLLRDGDVVFVGVGQPNLACNLAKRTHAPNLVMIYEAGVIGAEPARLPLSIGDPTLVSGSLSVVSMYDIFSNYLQRGNVDVGFMGGAQIDKFGNINATVIGAYEKPKVRLPGSGGSQEIAAWANRCYIMTPHQKRRFPERCDFRTSVGALDGGGERQRIGLRGRGMEAVVTDIGILEPNENGELVLAALHPGKTVDDAQANTGWDLQTAAQVRTTEPVSERELTILRAELDPTGIYIKSGG, translated from the coding sequence ATGACAGAATACTCTTCCGCCGAACTGATGATCGTCAACGCCGCGCGGCTGCTGCGCGACGGCGACGTGGTCTTCGTGGGCGTGGGACAGCCCAATCTGGCCTGCAACCTCGCCAAGCGGACTCACGCTCCCAACCTCGTGATGATCTACGAAGCGGGCGTGATCGGCGCGGAACCCGCGCGGCTTCCCCTCTCCATCGGCGACCCAACCCTCGTCAGCGGCTCGCTCTCGGTGGTAAGCATGTACGACATCTTCAGCAACTACCTCCAGCGCGGCAACGTGGACGTAGGCTTCATGGGCGGCGCGCAGATAGACAAATTCGGCAACATCAACGCGACCGTCATTGGCGCGTACGAAAAACCGAAGGTCCGCCTGCCCGGTTCGGGCGGCTCGCAGGAGATCGCCGCCTGGGCCAACCGCTGTTATATTATGACGCCGCACCAGAAGCGGCGCTTCCCCGAACGCTGCGACTTCCGCACCTCGGTCGGCGCGCTGGACGGAGGCGGGGAACGTCAACGCATCGGCCTGCGCGGACGCGGCATGGAAGCCGTCGTGACCGACATCGGCATCCTCGAGCCGAACGAGAACGGCGAACTGGTCCTGGCCGCGCTCCACCCCGGCAAGACCGTTGACGACGCGCAAGCCAATACCGGCTGGGACTTGCAAACCGCCGCGCAAGTCAGAACGACCGAACCGGTCAGCGAGCGCGAGTTGACGATCCTGCGCGCAGAACTCGACCCGACGGGCATCTACATCAAAAGCGGCGGATGA
- a CDS encoding AAA family ATPase has translation MPDLFDHAMQERMKTEAPLAARMRPRTLDEFVGQEHIVGEGKLLRRAIEADRLFSSIILFGPPGSGKTTLAQVIANTTRSHFVTISAILAGKADLRVVVDEAVERRRLHNLRTILFVDEVHRWNKAQQDALLPHVESGVITLIGATTENPYFEVIKALISRSRVFQLRNLNQEETGILLDRALADKERGYGTKRVILDPEARAHLCEVAGGDARNALNALELAVESTPPSADGAIHVTLEVAQESIQRRAALYDKDGDAHYDTISAFIKSVRGSDPDAALYWLAKMLYAGEDRKFILRRLVILAGEDIGLADPMALVVTASAVQAFEFVGLPEGIYPIVEATLYLATAPKSNSAGAYFKAMKKLEEEGQVSVPRHLMDGSRDAAAMGHGKDYVYPHDHAGHFIPQQYLPKRLLGTYFYSPSGEGYEAQVAARLEMWREAQRKALGIEKHIEAPELSEEQIHEIKRKIK, from the coding sequence ATGCCCGACCTCTTCGACCACGCCATGCAGGAACGCATGAAAACCGAAGCGCCGCTGGCGGCCCGTATGCGTCCGCGCACGCTGGACGAATTTGTGGGACAGGAACACATCGTCGGCGAGGGCAAACTGCTGCGCCGCGCCATCGAAGCCGACCGACTCTTCTCGTCCATCATCCTCTTCGGCCCGCCTGGCTCTGGCAAGACCACCCTCGCGCAAGTCATCGCCAACACCACACGGAGTCACTTCGTCACCATCTCGGCAATTTTGGCGGGCAAAGCCGACCTGCGCGTCGTCGTGGATGAAGCCGTCGAGCGCCGCCGCCTGCACAACCTCCGCACCATCCTCTTCGTGGACGAGGTCCACCGCTGGAACAAAGCCCAGCAGGACGCGCTCCTGCCCCACGTCGAGAGCGGCGTGATCACCCTCATCGGCGCGACCACCGAAAACCCATACTTCGAAGTCATCAAAGCGCTCATCTCGCGCTCGCGCGTCTTCCAACTGCGGAATCTGAATCAGGAAGAGACGGGCATCCTGCTCGACCGCGCCCTGGCGGACAAGGAACGCGGCTACGGGACGAAGCGCGTCATCCTCGACCCCGAAGCGCGCGCCCACCTCTGCGAAGTTGCCGGCGGGGACGCGCGCAACGCCCTCAACGCCCTCGAGCTCGCGGTGGAGTCGACTCCTCCCAGCGCGGACGGCGCGATCCACGTCACGCTCGAGGTCGCGCAGGAATCCATCCAGCGCCGCGCCGCGCTCTACGACAAAGACGGCGACGCGCATTACGACACGATCAGCGCGTTCATCAAGTCTGTGCGCGGAAGCGATCCAGACGCGGCGTTGTACTGGCTGGCAAAGATGCTCTACGCGGGCGAAGACCGGAAGTTCATCCTGCGCCGTTTGGTCATCCTCGCGGGCGAAGACATCGGCCTCGCCGACCCGATGGCACTCGTGGTGACGGCCTCGGCAGTCCAGGCTTTCGAGTTCGTCGGCCTGCCCGAGGGGATCTATCCCATCGTCGAAGCGACGTTGTACCTCGCCACCGCGCCCAAGTCCAACAGCGCGGGCGCGTACTTCAAAGCGATGAAGAAACTCGAAGAGGAGGGACAAGTCTCCGTGCCGCGTCATCTCATGGACGGCAGCCGCGACGCGGCGGCGATGGGACACGGCAAAGACTACGTCTATCCGCATGACCACGCGGGGCATTTCATCCCGCAGCAGTATCTCCCCAAACGCCTGCTCGGGACATATTTCTACAGTCCCTCGGGCGAGGGATACGAAGCGCAAGTGGCGGCGCGCCTCGAAATGTGGCGCGAGGCGCAGAGGAAGGCGCTGGGAATAGAAAAGCACATCGAAGCCCCTGAATTAAGTGAAGAGCAAATCCACGAAATAAAACGGAAAATCAAATAA
- a CDS encoding phosphoglycerate mutase has translation MPLLLLIRHGENDYTKKGKLAGRISGVHLNERGREQAQALGEAFKDVRVAAVYSSPLERAVETATPIAEARGLPVQIEAGLLESDVGQWQGRAWRSLRRMKIWETVQRAPSRFRFPEGESFLEMQGRVAAALDAVLRKHKPKEIVVCVFHADPIKLAVAHYLGLPLDHFQRLGCDTGSVSALQIGGTGASLIKLNQRPPFDFL, from the coding sequence ATGCCCCTGCTGCTTCTCATCCGTCACGGCGAAAACGATTACACCAAAAAGGGAAAACTCGCGGGACGCATTAGCGGCGTCCACCTGAACGAACGCGGACGCGAACAGGCTCAGGCGTTGGGCGAGGCGTTCAAGGACGTCCGCGTCGCGGCGGTCTACTCCAGCCCGCTGGAACGCGCCGTCGAGACGGCGACCCCGATCGCCGAGGCGCGCGGCCTCCCCGTCCAGATCGAGGCGGGGCTGCTCGAGTCGGACGTCGGGCAGTGGCAGGGACGCGCCTGGCGGTCGCTGCGTCGGATGAAGATCTGGGAGACCGTTCAACGCGCGCCGTCTCGTTTCCGTTTCCCCGAAGGCGAATCGTTTCTGGAGATGCAGGGCCGCGTCGCCGCCGCGCTGGACGCCGTCCTGCGGAAACACAAACCGAAGGAGATCGTCGTCTGCGTCTTCCACGCCGACCCGATCAAACTGGCCGTGGCGCATTACCTCGGCCTGCCGCTCGACCATTTTCAGCGGCTGGGATGCGACACGGGTTCGGTCAGCGCGCTGCAAATCGGCGGAACGGGGGCGAGCCTGATCAAACTCAACCAGCGCCCGCCGTTCGATTTCCTGTGA
- a CDS encoding DNA modification methylase: MAKQSILEIEIERPIDTQEWGTFKDSLRAPIHNWFTYPAGFSYKAVESSIKTNGILEGATVYDPFMGSGTTNLVAKKLAINSYGIEAHPFVFRIARAKMNWEIDRDEVMSALKRIEGQVKRRKGHFNGRNVSDHLGDEFPELVLKCYESNMLLDLLFIRNSIQDGGYSEELVDLFFVGLTSILRQVSTAATGWPYIAPKKQKTTSLNKNAWAEFTRQIGKMVSDIEVMIEEAHPNFKASSHQILNADSRFTQKLIPSASIDHVFTSPPYLNNFDYADRTRLELYFWGEAKNWGDISENIRTKLITSATTQIARDNPKYVLSEDLKSASPEVYDFLKSAVLQLGERRLTRGGKKSYDHLVSGYFNDMFLIISEVYRVLKNNTVAVFVLGDSAPYGVHIPTDDLIGRLGLGAGFSDYKIDVLRTRGDKWKENPQRHDIKLRESIVTLVKG; the protein is encoded by the coding sequence ATGGCTAAACAATCTATACTTGAAATCGAAATTGAGAGGCCAATTGATACTCAGGAGTGGGGAACATTCAAAGATAGTTTGCGCGCGCCAATTCATAATTGGTTTACATATCCCGCTGGTTTTTCTTACAAAGCCGTCGAGTCAAGTATTAAAACAAATGGAATTTTGGAAGGCGCAACAGTTTACGATCCTTTCATGGGTTCTGGTACTACCAATTTAGTTGCCAAAAAACTAGCTATTAATTCTTATGGGATTGAGGCGCATCCTTTTGTTTTTAGAATCGCCAGAGCAAAGATGAATTGGGAGATTGATCGAGACGAAGTAATGAGCGCGTTGAAAAGAATTGAGGGGCAGGTAAAGCGAAGAAAAGGGCATTTCAATGGTCGTAATGTTTCCGACCACCTTGGCGACGAGTTTCCAGAATTAGTGTTAAAGTGCTACGAATCAAATATGCTATTGGATTTGTTATTTATTCGCAATTCGATTCAGGATGGCGGATATTCCGAAGAATTGGTGGACTTATTTTTTGTTGGCCTTACTAGCATTTTGCGCCAAGTTTCAACTGCTGCTACTGGCTGGCCTTATATTGCGCCAAAGAAGCAAAAGACAACTTCTTTGAACAAAAATGCTTGGGCCGAATTTACGCGTCAAATTGGTAAAATGGTGTCTGACATTGAAGTGATGATTGAAGAGGCTCATCCAAATTTTAAGGCATCTTCTCACCAAATACTCAACGCGGATTCTCGCTTTACGCAGAAATTAATTCCAAGCGCCAGTATTGATCATGTATTTACTTCACCGCCTTACTTGAATAATTTTGATTATGCTGACCGAACGCGGCTGGAGCTGTATTTCTGGGGCGAAGCGAAAAATTGGGGCGATATTTCTGAAAATATTCGTACAAAGTTAATCACCTCCGCGACTACACAAATCGCCAGAGATAATCCTAAATATGTATTATCTGAAGATCTGAAGAGCGCCAGCCCCGAAGTTTATGATTTTTTGAAAAGCGCAGTATTGCAACTTGGCGAAAGGCGATTAACGCGCGGCGGCAAAAAGAGTTATGATCATCTTGTGTCGGGCTATTTCAACGATATGTTTTTGATAATTTCAGAAGTCTATCGTGTTCTCAAGAACAATACAGTTGCGGTGTTTGTTCTTGGCGACTCGGCTCCCTACGGTGTTCATATTCCAACTGACGACTTGATTGGAAGATTGGGCTTGGGAGCGGGCTTTTCTGACTACAAAATTGACGTCCTGCGAACACGCGGCGACAAATGGAAAGAAAACCCACAACGGCACGATATAAAACTGCGTGAATCAATTGTCACATTAGTGAAAGGATAA
- a CDS encoding aspartate aminotransferase family translates to MISNATPVFAVDEKNLVPVSGHLREMTDIPPSRMFLINKSLKIYAERNPGAPIFDASQGDGGASLPGVPKAILERAARLQIERGTAYDMPFGADAYRKSVVEQYWKLDPSSGWGPVNVLGTAGGRDALVKAYQAMLALGYGRTGDAVMVSRVPWISYNWGPYGVGANVLWTPGDPAQGWAYSEDAIRASVQFAEARGRKVAGLVVTNPDNPTGSTVAVEKQVSLAKSALEAGVAFVLFDWMYHYVTDESPMDLNSFLKFFTSEERKRIMFLDGITKSLGASNVRNCHLLADESVVKFVTARASHTVMPSFYSLAVAMAAYEMGFAEAARGVVEPTNASRVVLKKLLSESGLQHIIGKGYYAFVNVGEFLRVKGWADSEPLGQYLAESHGIAIVPGAFFSPFGGDWIRFSYATPVERTVGAFGRLVEGLEGLKG, encoded by the coding sequence ATGATTTCCAACGCCACTCCCGTTTTCGCGGTTGACGAGAAGAATCTCGTCCCCGTCAGCGGACATTTGCGCGAGATGACGGACATCCCGCCTTCGCGCATGTTCCTGATCAACAAGTCGTTGAAGATCTATGCGGAGAGGAATCCAGGCGCGCCGATCTTCGACGCTTCGCAGGGCGACGGCGGCGCGTCGCTGCCAGGCGTCCCGAAGGCGATCCTGGAGCGCGCCGCGCGGCTTCAGATCGAGCGCGGGACGGCGTACGACATGCCCTTCGGCGCGGACGCGTATCGGAAGTCTGTCGTCGAGCAGTATTGGAAGTTGGATCCTTCGTCGGGATGGGGGCCTGTCAACGTGCTGGGGACCGCGGGCGGACGCGACGCGCTCGTCAAGGCGTACCAAGCCATGCTTGCGTTGGGCTACGGGCGGACGGGCGACGCGGTGATGGTCTCGCGTGTCCCGTGGATCTCGTACAACTGGGGGCCGTACGGCGTCGGCGCAAACGTATTGTGGACGCCTGGCGACCCCGCGCAGGGTTGGGCGTATTCCGAAGACGCGATCCGCGCCAGCGTCCAGTTTGCCGAGGCGAGGGGGCGGAAGGTCGCGGGCCTGGTCGTCACCAATCCCGATAATCCCACTGGCTCGACCGTCGCCGTCGAGAAGCAGGTCTCGCTCGCCAAGTCCGCGCTCGAAGCGGGAGTCGCCTTCGTCCTGTTCGATTGGATGTACCACTATGTGACCGACGAGTCGCCGATGGACTTGAATTCTTTCCTGAAATTCTTCACGTCCGAGGAGCGCAAACGGATCATGTTCCTGGACGGGATCACGAAGTCGCTGGGCGCGTCGAACGTCCGCAACTGCCACCTGCTGGCGGACGAGAGCGTGGTCAAGTTCGTCACGGCGCGGGCCTCGCACACCGTCATGCCGTCGTTCTATTCGCTGGCTGTGGCGATGGCCGCTTACGAGATGGGATTCGCCGAAGCCGCGCGGGGCGTCGTCGAGCCGACCAACGCCAGCCGCGTCGTGTTGAAAAAACTCCTGTCCGAAAGCGGACTCCAGCACATCATCGGCAAAGGCTATTATGCCTTCGTCAACGTCGGCGAATTCCTGCGTGTAAAAGGCTGGGCGGACAGCGAGCCGCTCGGACAATATCTCGCCGAAAGCCACGGCATCGCCATCGTCCCTGGCGCGTTCTTCTCTCCCTTTGGCGGCGATTGGATCCGCTTCTCGTACGCCACGCCCGTCGAGCGGACGGTGGGCGCGTTTGGGAGGTTGGTGGAGGGGTTGGAGGGGTTGAAAGGATAA
- a CDS encoding GlcNAc-PI de-N-acetylase produces MTKTILAVLAHPDDESFGLGGTLALYARRGYDTYLACATRGEAGTVDEESLRGFKDTASLRSAELDCAASHLGLKDVIYLGYRDSGMPGSDDNKHPDAQINHPLDEVAGRVVKIIRELKPDVVLTFDPIGGYKHPDHIHIHKATVLAFERANDASFHPEAGAPFQPSVLYFQVFPRWFLKVMTRVMPIFGKDPAKWGRNGDINLKELADVDFPVHVRLDIRSVAEIKQEAGACHSSQGGGQMRRGLMGFVTRVFGEHEDYMRAWPPVDGNFKRLGDLFDGI; encoded by the coding sequence ATGACAAAAACAATTCTTGCAGTTTTGGCTCATCCCGACGACGAGTCGTTCGGACTCGGCGGGACGCTGGCGTTGTACGCCAGACGCGGTTACGACACCTATCTTGCCTGCGCCACGCGCGGCGAAGCGGGGACCGTGGACGAGGAAAGCCTGCGCGGTTTTAAAGATACCGCCTCGCTGCGTTCCGCCGAACTCGATTGCGCCGCGTCGCATCTCGGTTTGAAGGACGTCATCTATCTCGGCTACCGCGACTCGGGCATGCCAGGCTCCGACGACAACAAACATCCCGACGCGCAGATCAACCATCCGCTCGACGAGGTGGCGGGACGCGTCGTCAAGATCATCCGCGAACTCAAACCCGACGTCGTCCTGACCTTCGACCCGATCGGCGGATACAAACATCCCGACCACATCCACATCCACAAGGCGACTGTCCTCGCGTTCGAACGGGCGAACGACGCCTCCTTCCACCCCGAAGCGGGCGCGCCGTTCCAGCCGAGCGTTCTCTACTTTCAGGTCTTCCCGCGCTGGTTCCTGAAAGTGATGACGCGCGTCATGCCGATCTTCGGCAAGGACCCCGCCAAGTGGGGACGCAACGGCGACATCAATCTAAAGGAATTGGCAGACGTGGACTTCCCCGTCCATGTGCGGTTGGACATCCGCTCGGTCGCGGAGATCAAGCAGGAGGCGGGAGCCTGCCACTCGTCGCAGGGCGGGGGACAGATGCGGCGCGGGCTGATGGGCTTTGTGACGCGCGTCTTCGGCGAGCACGAGGATTATATGCGCGCATGGCCGCCCGTGGACGGGAATTTCAAACGCCTCGGCGACCTGTTCGACGGGATTTAG
- a CDS encoding cystathionine gamma-synthase produces the protein MKFETLAIHAGQEPDPNNGAVMTPVYFTSTYKQDGVGRPRQGYEYSRTMNPTRKALQDCLAALEGGNFGLAFASGLAATDTVLRLLDSGAHVLAGNDVYGGTFRLFDKVLRRFSLDFTFADTTDPESVADALTPSTRLVWLETPTNPLMRVTDIRAVAEIVHSHPNRPLLAVDNTFATPYLQRPLELGADIVVHSMTKYLSGHSDVVGGAIVVKDKELAERLYFLQNAVGAILGPMDSFLVLRGIKTLPLRMERHAENASAIVDFLAAHPKVEKVYYPYHESHPQNQLARRQMKNGGGMISFLVKGGHEAAVRLVESTELFALAESLGGVESLIEVPAAMTHLSVAGSQLDVDPSLVRLSVGIENVEDLLADLRQALEKA, from the coding sequence ATGAAATTCGAAACTCTAGCCATCCATGCAGGGCAGGAGCCCGACCCCAACAACGGCGCGGTGATGACGCCCGTCTACTTCACGTCCACCTACAAGCAGGACGGCGTCGGCAGGCCGCGCCAGGGATATGAATATTCGCGCACGATGAATCCCACGCGCAAGGCCTTGCAGGATTGTCTCGCCGCGCTCGAGGGCGGGAACTTCGGGCTGGCCTTCGCCTCGGGACTGGCCGCCACCGACACCGTCCTCCGCCTGCTCGACTCGGGCGCGCACGTCCTCGCGGGGAACGACGTGTACGGCGGGACTTTCCGTCTCTTCGACAAAGTGCTGCGCCGCTTCTCCCTCGACTTTACGTTTGCCGACACGACCGACCCTGAATCTGTCGCCGACGCGTTGACCCCGTCCACGCGGCTGGTCTGGCTCGAGACGCCGACCAACCCGCTGATGCGCGTCACCGACATCCGCGCCGTGGCGGAGATCGTCCACTCGCACCCGAACCGTCCGCTGCTGGCGGTGGATAATACCTTCGCCACGCCCTACCTCCAGCGTCCGCTCGAACTGGGCGCGGACATCGTCGTCCACTCGATGACGAAATACCTCAGCGGCCATTCGGACGTGGTCGGCGGCGCGATCGTCGTCAAGGACAAGGAACTGGCCGAAAGACTTTACTTTCTGCAAAACGCGGTCGGCGCCATATTGGGACCGATGGACTCGTTCCTCGTCCTGCGCGGGATCAAGACGCTCCCCCTGCGAATGGAACGTCACGCGGAAAACGCGTCGGCAATTGTGGACTTTCTGGCGGCGCATCCGAAAGTGGAGAAGGTGTATTACCCGTACCACGAAAGCCATCCGCAAAATCAACTCGCCCGACGCCAAATGAAGAACGGCGGCGGGATGATCTCGTTCCTCGTCAAAGGCGGACACGAGGCGGCGGTCAGGCTGGTGGAGTCCACGGAATTGTTCGCGCTGGCGGAGTCGCTCGGCGGCGTGGAATCGCTGATCGAGGTCCCCGCGGCGATGACGCATCTCTCCGTGGCTGGCTCGCAGCTGGACGTGGACCCGTCCCTGGTCCGCTTATCCGTCGGGATCGAGAACGTGGAAGACTTGCTGGCAGATTTGAGGCAGGCGCTGGAAAAAGCGTAA
- a CDS encoding type II toxin-antitoxin system RelE/ParE family toxin yields the protein MAQLKFTPGAEKDLARLHKPIARLIYRRLIWLAKNFDFITPVSLQGELKDYSKFRVGDYRILYTHDGARQFLIVHFIRHRREVYKDR from the coding sequence GTGGCCCAACTCAAATTTACGCCTGGCGCGGAAAAAGACCTGGCGCGGTTGCATAAACCAATTGCCCGTCTTATTTATAGGCGATTGATTTGGCTGGCAAAAAATTTCGATTTTATTACCCCTGTATCGCTGCAAGGCGAGTTGAAAGATTACAGTAAATTTCGTGTCGGAGATTATCGTATCTTGTACACTCATGATGGAGCGCGTCAATTTCTTATCGTGCATTTTATTCGTCATCGCCGTGAAGTGTACAAAGACAGGTAA
- a CDS encoding deoxynucleoside kinase, with product MTKYLVVVAGNIGVGKTSLTERIGARLGWWTGYESVSDNPYLSDFYSDMRSWSFHLQVFFLGHRADQYLEAARDPRSAILDRSIYEDAFIFARALHHMGNLSERDYLAYRRLFQLVVQGLPRPNLLVYLKAPVSVLMDRIHRRARNIETGISADYLSLLDSFYDEWLSAFDLCPVLTIRTDDLDFVHRSQHLETVTERIQEKLAGKEVMDLRE from the coding sequence ATGACCAAATACCTTGTCGTTGTGGCTGGCAATATTGGGGTAGGCAAGACCTCGCTCACCGAGCGGATCGGCGCGCGCCTCGGCTGGTGGACGGGTTACGAATCCGTGTCGGACAATCCCTATCTCTCCGATTTCTACAGCGACATGCGGTCCTGGTCCTTCCATTTGCAGGTCTTCTTCCTCGGTCATCGGGCTGACCAGTACCTCGAAGCCGCGCGCGACCCGCGCTCCGCGATCCTTGACCGCAGCATTTACGAGGACGCGTTCATCTTCGCCCGCGCTCTGCATCACATGGGGAATCTCTCCGAGCGCGATTATCTCGCCTATCGCCGCCTGTTCCAACTGGTAGTGCAGGGACTGCCGCGCCCGAACCTGCTGGTATATCTCAAGGCGCCCGTTTCTGTCTTGATGGACCGCATCCACCGCCGCGCCCGAAATATCGAGACGGGCATCTCTGCCGACTATCTCTCCCTGCTCGACTCGTTTTACGACGAGTGGCTGAGCGCCTTCGACCTCTGCCCCGTCCTCACCATCCGCACCGACGACCTGGACTTCGTCCACCGCTCCCAGCATTTGGAAACAGTGACGGAGCGAATTCAGGAGAAATTGGCGGGCAAGGAAGTGATGGACTTGAGAGAGTAA